From a region of the Halanaerobium hydrogeniformans genome:
- a CDS encoding argininosuccinate synthase translates to MKIEKDKINKILLAYSGGLDTSVAIKWLQDKYDAEIITYTADLGQKQDWDEVEAKALKTGASKAYIDDIREEFITDYVYPALKVNALYQEKYPLATALARPLIAKRMVEVAKKENVDALAHGCTGKGNDQVRFEVTFKALAPELAILAPLRDWGFTSRDDEIEYAAENNIDVKATKDSPYSIDQNLWGVSIECGILEDPWAEPPSDAYLWTKDVDDTPEEPKYIEIEFEKGVPTAVDGEKLSPIQIVNKLNEAGSEYGVGRIDMVEDRLVGIKSREIYEAPAGEILITAHKALESLTLDRESKNYKAEMAAKYAELCYYGLWFSPLRDALDAFVDKTQSYVSGTVKVKLYKGNCTLAGRKSDYSLYDHGLATYDESDVFDHESAAGFINLWALPVQVANEKNRK, encoded by the coding sequence ATGAAGATTGAAAAAGACAAGATCAACAAAATTTTATTGGCCTATTCTGGTGGTTTAGATACCTCAGTAGCTATTAAATGGCTGCAGGATAAATATGATGCAGAAATCATAACCTATACTGCTGATTTAGGTCAAAAACAGGACTGGGATGAAGTTGAAGCAAAGGCACTTAAAACAGGGGCTTCTAAAGCATATATCGATGATATCAGAGAAGAATTTATTACTGATTATGTTTACCCGGCTTTAAAGGTAAATGCCTTATATCAGGAAAAATATCCCCTTGCCACAGCCTTAGCCAGACCTTTAATTGCTAAAAGAATGGTCGAGGTTGCTAAAAAAGAAAATGTAGATGCACTTGCTCACGGCTGTACAGGTAAAGGTAATGACCAGGTAAGATTTGAGGTTACCTTTAAAGCACTTGCACCTGAACTTGCAATTTTAGCACCACTTAGAGACTGGGGTTTTACCTCTAGAGATGACGAAATAGAGTATGCAGCAGAAAACAATATTGATGTTAAAGCTACCAAAGATAGTCCTTACAGTATTGATCAAAATCTCTGGGGAGTCAGCATAGAATGCGGTATTTTAGAAGATCCCTGGGCTGAACCACCTTCTGATGCCTATCTCTGGACAAAGGATGTAGATGATACTCCTGAAGAGCCTAAATATATTGAAATCGAATTTGAAAAAGGAGTTCCAACTGCAGTTGATGGAGAAAAATTATCTCCAATCCAAATAGTAAACAAGTTGAATGAAGCTGGTTCTGAATATGGAGTTGGCAGGATTGATATGGTAGAAGATAGGCTGGTTGGAATTAAGTCAAGGGAGATCTATGAAGCTCCTGCAGGTGAAATTCTAATCACAGCTCACAAAGCCTTAGAATCTCTTACCTTAGATAGGGAGAGCAAAAACTATAAAGCAGAAATGGCCGCTAAATATGCAGAACTATGCTATTATGGTCTCTGGTTTTCACCGCTGAGAGATGCCTTAGATGCTTTTGTAGATAAAACTCAAAGCTATGTAAGTGGAACAGTTAAGGTTAAACTTTATAAAGGTAACTGTACTCTGGCTGGAAGAAAATCAGATTACTCCTTATATGACCACGGGCTTGCCACTTATGATGAAAGTGATGTTTTTGATCATGAATCAGCAGCTGGCTTTATCAACCTCTGGGCATTACCTGTTCAGGTTGCAAATGAAAAAAATAGAAAATAA
- a CDS encoding transposase translates to MLEVFDDDNSVITTYDFKPNIYSDQDFSADTLEKLNSEHVLNFNIENPIKIFMDGAYYTYGLAKKALNLGIKFMPGELTGKKPAADKMTYYQNFNLGSDYENVLSCANDVEPDYQEKDPDKNSFYAIFDKEKCAGCKLKSECRIKSNKKHNSVSFTEQRYETGKLRETMGEKEYIQECNQRAGVEGIPSVFRRKYDVDDMPVRG, encoded by the coding sequence GTGCTGGAAGTTTTTGACGACGATAATTCTGTAATTACAACCTATGATTTTAAGCCTAACATATATTCTGATCAGGACTTTAGTGCTGATACTTTAGAAAAGCTGAACAGTGAGCATGTGCTAAACTTTAATATTGAGAACCCAATAAAAATCTTTATGGATGGTGCTTATTATACTTATGGCCTTGCTAAAAAGGCTTTAAATCTCGGTATTAAGTTTATGCCCGGTGAATTAACCGGTAAAAAACCTGCTGCTGACAAAATGACCTATTATCAAAACTTTAATCTTGGTTCTGACTATGAAAATGTTTTAAGCTGTGCCAATGATGTAGAACCTGATTATCAGGAGAAAGACCCTGATAAGAATTCATTCTATGCCATCTTTGATAAAGAAAAGTGTGCTGGCTGCAAACTAAAATCAGAGTGCAGAATAAAAAGCAACAAAAAACATAATTCAGTCAGTTTTACTGAACAACGATATGAAACAGGAAAACTAAGAGAAACAATGGGAGAAAAAGAATACATCCAAGAATGTAACCAGAGAGCAGGCGTAGAAGGAATACCTTCTGTTTTCAGACGCAAATATGATGTCGATGATATGCCGGTCAGGGGTTAA
- a CDS encoding glycyl-radical enzyme activating protein: MNDINGNVFNIQRYTVHDGPGIRTEIFLKGCSLKCLWCCNPESFNKNLEIGVYPDKCIGIDKCGYCLEACSFPKEKIFEINENNAVESINRELCTNCLRCAEVCPGDVIITWGEIKKVSEVIEEVSKDKIYYDESGGGITISGGELLVQWEFALELLKESKRLGINTCIETTLYAKWNIIEQLLDYSDLLITDIKHMNAKKHKEFTGVSNKLILENIIKVSKEDIPYLIRIPMVPDHVATEENMRETAKFIKEELKNMPLQIQLLPFHEYGQSKYNTLGMSYLLKNYNFPERKTQNYLIESLHTIMLDYQIPVVIGSTNKLPLSKK, encoded by the coding sequence TTGAATGATATAAATGGAAATGTATTTAACATCCAGCGATATACAGTTCATGATGGCCCTGGAATTAGAACTGAAATATTTTTAAAAGGTTGTTCTTTAAAATGTCTCTGGTGTTGTAACCCAGAAAGTTTTAATAAAAATCTTGAAATTGGAGTATATCCAGATAAATGTATAGGGATAGATAAGTGTGGTTATTGTCTAGAAGCATGTTCTTTTCCTAAAGAGAAAATATTTGAAATAAATGAAAATAATGCTGTAGAATCAATTAATAGAGAATTATGCACTAATTGTCTGAGATGTGCTGAAGTTTGTCCAGGCGATGTGATTATTACTTGGGGTGAAATTAAAAAGGTTAGTGAAGTAATTGAAGAAGTAAGTAAAGATAAAATATATTATGATGAATCAGGTGGTGGAATTACTATTTCTGGAGGTGAGCTTCTCGTACAGTGGGAGTTTGCGCTAGAATTATTAAAAGAGAGTAAAAGACTAGGTATCAATACTTGTATAGAAACCACTCTTTACGCCAAATGGAATATAATAGAACAATTATTAGATTATAGTGATCTTTTAATAACAGATATTAAACATATGAATGCAAAAAAACACAAAGAATTTACGGGAGTTTCTAATAAATTAATATTAGAAAATATTATTAAAGTTTCAAAAGAAGATATTCCATATCTTATTCGTATACCTATGGTTCCTGATCATGTAGCAACCGAAGAAAATATGAGAGAAACTGCAAAATTTATCAAAGAAGAACTAAAAAATATGCCTTTGCAGATACAACTACTTCCTTTTCATGAATATGGCCAAAGCAAATATAATACACTTGGAATGAGTTATCTTTTAAAAAATTATAATTTTCCTGAAAGAAAAACTCAAAATTATCTAATTGAAAGTCTGCATACAATAATGTTAGATTATCAAATACCAGTTGTTATCGGAAGTACCAACAAACTTCCTTTGAGTAAAAAATAA
- a CDS encoding aldehyde ferredoxin oxidoreductase family protein, whose translation MGKIYEYQVLRVNLSDGEISRETIAGENVKKFLGGRGLASKMLYDEIDPKVDPLSPENKLIYASGLLTGTAASTGGRYMVITKGPLTGTIASSNSGGFFGAEMRFSGNDIIVFEGKAEKPVYLSLKGDKAELKDASHLWGKGVYDTTDMLIEEFGDEKARVSCIGPGGEKLVKFASIMNEKDRAAGRTGVGAVMGSKNLKAIVVKADEKQVEYFKDEMMEVVKKQTKTLKEDGVTGEGLPALGTKVLDNIINSHGAYPRNNFQYGTFADVEEVSGEALVEKGYLQGNKGCYGCPIRCGRHTKLPNGQEGEGPEYETGWAFGADCGVNDLNAIVQANFLCNDLGLDTISAGATIAAAMELYEKGYIDKDELENGPELKFGSSESVIYYTRQMAYREGFGDQMAEGSYRLAEAKGNAELSMSVKKQELPAYDPRGIQGQGLNYATSNRGGCHVRGYMVSPEVLGVPEKLDPLELKGKPEWVKIFQDLTAVIDSLGMCLFTSFALGLEDYTEIANAGTEFDFTPEEMLENGERIWNLERQFNLEAGITPDQDKLPKRFDEPLPDGTFRGSAAKYREILPEYYEIRGWQEDGWISDEKLSEMGLK comes from the coding sequence ATGGGAAAAATTTATGAATATCAGGTATTAAGGGTAAATTTAAGTGATGGAGAAATTTCACGCGAAACAATTGCTGGTGAAAATGTTAAAAAGTTTTTAGGTGGGAGAGGTCTCGCTTCTAAAATGCTTTATGATGAAATTGATCCAAAGGTTGATCCTTTAAGCCCTGAAAACAAGCTTATTTATGCTTCAGGTCTTCTAACAGGTACTGCAGCTTCTACGGGAGGACGCTATATGGTAATCACCAAGGGTCCTTTAACAGGTACTATTGCAAGTAGTAACTCAGGTGGATTCTTCGGTGCTGAAATGAGATTTAGCGGTAATGATATAATTGTATTTGAAGGTAAAGCAGAAAAACCTGTCTATCTATCTCTAAAAGGAGATAAGGCTGAACTCAAAGATGCTTCACATCTGTGGGGTAAAGGTGTTTATGATACTACAGATATGTTAATTGAAGAATTTGGTGATGAAAAAGCAAGAGTAAGCTGTATCGGTCCTGGTGGAGAAAAACTGGTTAAATTTGCTTCAATAATGAATGAAAAAGATAGAGCAGCAGGTAGAACCGGTGTTGGAGCAGTTATGGGTTCTAAAAACTTAAAAGCCATAGTTGTTAAAGCTGATGAAAAACAGGTAGAGTATTTTAAAGATGAGATGATGGAAGTGGTTAAAAAGCAGACTAAAACATTAAAAGAAGATGGAGTTACAGGAGAAGGTCTTCCTGCCCTGGGTACTAAGGTGCTTGATAATATTATCAACTCACATGGAGCATATCCAAGAAATAACTTCCAGTATGGTACCTTTGCAGATGTTGAAGAGGTATCAGGAGAAGCTTTAGTAGAAAAAGGCTATCTACAGGGTAATAAAGGATGTTATGGTTGTCCTATCCGCTGTGGTAGACATACCAAACTTCCAAATGGCCAGGAAGGTGAAGGTCCTGAATACGAAACTGGTTGGGCTTTTGGTGCTGACTGTGGTGTTAATGATTTAAATGCTATAGTTCAGGCAAACTTCCTCTGTAATGATTTAGGTTTGGATACAATATCTGCTGGTGCAACCATTGCAGCTGCAATGGAATTATATGAAAAAGGTTATATAGATAAAGATGAACTGGAAAATGGTCCAGAACTTAAATTTGGTTCTTCAGAATCAGTTATTTATTATACAAGACAGATGGCTTATCGTGAAGGTTTTGGCGACCAGATGGCTGAAGGTTCATATAGATTAGCAGAAGCTAAAGGTAATGCAGAACTTTCTATGAGTGTTAAAAAACAGGAATTACCTGCCTATGATCCTCGCGGAATTCAAGGCCAGGGTTTAAATTATGCTACCTCTAATCGTGGTGGATGTCATGTAAGAGGATATATGGTTTCTCCAGAGGTATTAGGAGTACCAGAAAAACTTGATCCGCTTGAATTAAAAGGAAAGCCAGAGTGGGTTAAAATATTCCAGGATCTAACAGCAGTAATTGATTCACTTGGAATGTGCCTCTTTACTTCTTTTGCCCTTGGTTTAGAAGATTATACAGAAATAGCTAATGCCGGAACAGAGTTTGATTTTACACCAGAAGAAATGCTGGAAAATGGAGAAAGAATCTGGAACCTGGAGCGTCAGTTTAACCTTGAAGCAGGTATTACACCTGATCAGGATAAACTTCCTAAGCGCTTTGATGAACCACTTCCAGATGGAACCTTTAGAGGTTCTGCAGCTAAATATAGAGAAATTCTGCCCGAGTATTATGAAATTCGCGGCTGGCAGGAAGATGGCTGGATTAGTGACGAAAAATTAAGTGAGATGGGATTGAAATAA
- a CDS encoding carbohydrate kinase family protein, with the protein MTDIITLGEALIDFTPLDKGNRDFRKNPGGAPTNVAVALSRLGVDVSFIGKVGDDVLGRFLVNKLKSEAVNIDNMLLTDEAKTAITFVTLKEDGDRSFDFYIDPSADRFLRKEEIDRELFNEAEIFHFGSISLIDEPARSATKKAIELAHKNEMLVSYDPNLREMLWDSLAEAKEMILSVMESIDILKVSEEELEFLTGKKDISEGTAEIYRKYQIPLIFISCGSEGSYYHYENELFFSPAFQIDAVDTTGAGDAFVSAVLYKILKSEKDISEMEHSYLEKTLKLANYSGSLTASASGAMAALPTLKELEALEI; encoded by the coding sequence ATGACCGATATTATTACCTTAGGGGAAGCTTTAATAGACTTTACCCCACTTGATAAAGGAAATAGAGATTTCCGCAAAAATCCAGGTGGTGCTCCAACAAATGTAGCTGTAGCTTTAAGTAGACTGGGAGTAGATGTCAGTTTTATCGGTAAGGTTGGAGACGATGTTCTGGGTAGATTTTTAGTAAATAAGTTAAAATCAGAAGCCGTTAACATAGATAATATGCTTTTAACTGATGAAGCCAAAACCGCCATAACTTTTGTTACTCTAAAAGAAGATGGAGACCGCAGTTTTGATTTCTACATTGATCCGAGTGCAGATCGTTTTTTAAGGAAAGAGGAAATAGATAGAGAATTGTTTAATGAGGCTGAAATTTTTCATTTTGGTTCTATATCATTGATCGATGAGCCTGCTAGATCTGCTACTAAAAAGGCTATAGAGCTGGCCCATAAAAATGAAATGCTGGTCTCATATGATCCAAATTTAAGAGAAATGCTCTGGGATTCTCTTGCTGAAGCAAAAGAAATGATCTTATCAGTTATGGAGAGTATAGATATTTTAAAAGTTTCAGAAGAAGAATTAGAGTTTTTAACAGGCAAAAAAGATATAAGTGAAGGCACAGCAGAGATTTATAGAAAATATCAAATTCCCCTGATTTTTATCAGCTGTGGCAGTGAGGGTTCATATTATCATTATGAAAATGAACTTTTCTTTAGTCCGGCTTTTCAGATAGATGCTGTTGATACTACTGGAGCGGGAGATGCTTTTGTTTCTGCTGTTTTATATAAGATATTAAAGTCAGAAAAAGATATTTCAGAAATGGAACATTCTTATTTAGAAAAAACTCTTAAACTGGCCAATTATTCCGGATCACTTACTGCTTCTGCCAGTGGAGCTATGGCAGCTTTACCTACTTTAAAAGAATTAGAGGCTTTAGAAATTTAA
- a CDS encoding MoaD family protein yields the protein MSVEVKFHSLFRINLKSRGHKYQIENEINVRELIDLLDSDYDDYFSKKLLDAGKISPGSIILLNGENVIHLDGLDTKIKDGDKVTLFPPSAGG from the coding sequence ATGTCAGTAGAAGTTAAGTTTCATTCTTTATTTAGAATTAATTTAAAAAGTCGCGGTCACAAATATCAGATTGAAAATGAAATCAATGTAAGAGAATTGATTGATCTACTTGACAGCGACTATGATGATTATTTTTCTAAAAAATTGTTGGATGCCGGGAAAATTTCTCCCGGCTCCATCATCTTATTAAATGGAGAAAATGTAATCCATTTAGATGGTCTGGATACTAAAATTAAAGATGGGGATAAAGTCACTCTATTTCCTCCCTCAGCAGGTGGTTAG
- a CDS encoding HesA/MoeB/ThiF family protein, whose amino-acid sequence MREYLKRQKKLFSSEERKIMAGLNVMLAGTGGLGTNLAVQLQRIGVNKIYLYDYDKVEVSNLNRQICYGRDDIGKAKVDCAAEFLKKFKLDTEIVAKNEKIREDMELPDDLDIIFDALDNFNTRFIVDKLAQKYELPFIHAGVENFFAQIMLILPESEKRLKDIFAGAEKDEVPAVFSPAVTIAASFQVLEALKYLLGRDNYLSDSILHLDFMNSEIEKIELK is encoded by the coding sequence ATGCGAGAATATCTTAAAAGACAGAAAAAACTATTTAGCAGTGAGGAAAGAAAAATAATGGCAGGCTTAAATGTAATGCTCGCTGGTACAGGAGGTCTTGGCACAAATCTAGCAGTTCAGCTGCAGAGAATTGGGGTTAATAAAATCTATCTTTATGATTATGACAAAGTAGAAGTCTCCAACTTAAACCGGCAGATTTGTTATGGCCGTGATGATATTGGTAAAGCCAAGGTAGACTGTGCTGCAGAATTCTTAAAGAAATTTAAGCTTGATACTGAAATAGTTGCTAAAAATGAAAAAATTAGAGAAGACATGGAACTGCCTGATGATTTAGATATAATTTTTGATGCTCTTGATAACTTTAATACCAGATTTATCGTAGATAAGCTGGCTCAAAAGTATGAGCTTCCCTTTATTCATGCCGGGGTTGAAAATTTTTTCGCTCAGATAATGCTGATTCTACCCGAGAGTGAAAAGAGACTCAAGGATATCTTTGCCGGAGCAGAAAAAGATGAAGTGCCGGCAGTATTTTCACCTGCAGTTACTATAGCCGCTTCTTTTCAGGTGCTTGAAGCATTAAAATATCTATTGGGCAGGGATAATTATTTAAGTGATAGTATTTTGCATCTTGATTTTATGAATTCAGAAATAGAAAAAATAGAGTTAAAATAA
- a CDS encoding MBL fold metallo-hydrolase, which produces MQAEVYHLYHSGTAVKIDNKLFIFDYYNDQPMKSEKGSSLERGVIREESFSRIEKAYVFVSHDHHDHYNKVIFKWEDYCENIKYILADQVSLTNQLAQKENLFTIAKDQSLELEAIKVKALGSTDKGVSFLVKSDNINIFHAGDLNWWKWKKFTPKVQKKEEQDYKREVNKLKGEKIDIAFVPVDPRLEENYYLAGQYFIEEIKPELFVPIHFSNNFEVTANFAEKMLKEGLDYSKIAKINSRGEKIIY; this is translated from the coding sequence ATGCAGGCAGAAGTATATCATCTTTATCACAGTGGAACAGCAGTTAAAATTGACAATAAGCTTTTTATCTTCGATTACTATAATGACCAGCCAATGAAATCAGAAAAAGGTAGTTCTTTAGAACGAGGAGTTATTAGAGAAGAGAGCTTTTCTAGAATAGAAAAGGCCTATGTTTTTGTTTCTCATGACCATCATGACCACTATAATAAGGTGATTTTTAAGTGGGAAGATTACTGTGAAAATATCAAATATATACTGGCAGACCAGGTTTCATTAACTAATCAATTAGCACAGAAAGAAAACTTATTTACAATAGCTAAAGATCAAAGCTTAGAATTAGAAGCAATTAAGGTTAAGGCTCTTGGCAGCACAGATAAGGGAGTATCTTTTCTAGTAAAGAGTGATAATATAAATATATTCCATGCCGGTGATCTAAACTGGTGGAAGTGGAAAAAGTTTACCCCCAAAGTACAAAAAAAAGAAGAGCAGGACTATAAAAGAGAGGTTAATAAGTTAAAAGGCGAAAAAATAGATATTGCCTTTGTGCCTGTTGACCCTCGTTTAGAAGAAAATTATTATCTTGCCGGTCAATATTTTATTGAAGAAATAAAACCGGAGCTTTTTGTACCTATTCACTTTTCAAATAATTTTGAGGTTACAGCAAATTTTGCCGAAAAAATGCTGAAAGAAGGGCTCGATTACAGCAAAATTGCAAAAATTAATTCTCGTGGAGAAAAAATTATTTATTAA
- a CDS encoding transposase codes for MFVPNSHQQLSLYDSFKDLPKYLQEYLLNSWADTFQEIIFPAIDEERFAVLYSDKGSRPNTPVNIIISSLVIKELFDLTDERLVANIHLSMEYQYALRLTSEERPPVSKNTFSNFRERVTDYYKETGIDLIQQEVESLAELITDNLEIEGDRARIDSFMVSSSARELSRIELVYTVNANFIKMLSQSFEDLIPEGLEVYLKESHRNEVIYRTKNDETKSKLKKLLEDAKTLYDSAVTAGGSVTETEEFMLLKRMLGEQTDYDDDDFDDLDPDNIEAKDGTELESDILQNPSDPDATLDRNMKLISAIQPMCWKFLTTIIL; via the coding sequence ATGTTTGTTCCCAACAGTCACCAGCAGTTAAGTCTTTACGACTCATTTAAGGATTTACCTAAATATCTACAGGAATATCTTTTAAATTCCTGGGCCGATACTTTTCAGGAAATTATCTTCCCTGCAATTGATGAAGAACGCTTTGCTGTACTCTACAGTGATAAAGGTTCAAGACCGAATACTCCTGTTAATATAATTATCAGTTCCCTTGTAATTAAAGAACTTTTTGATCTCACTGATGAAAGATTAGTTGCCAATATCCATCTAAGTATGGAATATCAGTATGCTCTTAGATTAACCAGTGAAGAAAGACCGCCTGTCTCTAAAAATACATTCAGTAATTTTAGAGAACGGGTTACAGATTACTACAAAGAAACAGGTATAGACTTAATTCAGCAGGAAGTTGAATCCCTGGCTGAATTAATTACAGATAATCTGGAAATCGAAGGCGATAGAGCTAGAATTGATTCTTTTATGGTTTCTTCTTCCGCCAGAGAATTATCCAGAATAGAACTTGTTTATACTGTTAATGCTAACTTCATCAAAATGCTTTCTCAGTCTTTTGAAGATCTAATTCCTGAAGGACTTGAAGTATATTTAAAAGAGTCCCACAGAAATGAAGTCATCTATCGAACCAAAAATGATGAAACCAAAAGCAAACTCAAAAAGCTATTAGAAGATGCTAAAACTCTTTATGATTCAGCAGTTACTGCCGGAGGCAGTGTTACTGAAACTGAAGAATTTATGCTTCTAAAAAGAATGCTCGGAGAACAGACAGATTATGATGACGATGATTTTGATGATCTTGATCCTGATAATATTGAAGCTAAGGACGGTACAGAATTGGAATCTGATATTCTGCAGAACCCCAGTGATCCTGATGCAACTTTAGACAGAAATATGAAGCTAATATCGGCTATACAGCCAATGTGCTGGAAGTTTTTGACGACGATAATTCTGTAA
- a CDS encoding DUF1028 domain-containing protein, protein MVQRNLISTFSIIAYDPESKEHGVAVQSKFLAVGSMVPWARAKVGAVATQAWGNPSFGPKALDLLEKGKSPEEVIEILKASDPGIDYRQFAVIDAKGRTAAYTGSECSDWAGEITGKNYSVQGNVLVNEKTLQAMADSFENSRGALAERLVKSLRAGQFAGGDKRGRQAAALFVVKEGGGIGGFDDRYIDLRVDDHPQPIEELSRLLKLFYEQRDN, encoded by the coding sequence ATGGTCCAGAGAAATTTAATCTCAACTTTTTCCATAATCGCCTATGATCCAGAAAGCAAAGAACATGGAGTTGCTGTACAATCAAAGTTTCTGGCAGTTGGCTCAATGGTTCCCTGGGCCAGAGCAAAAGTTGGGGCAGTAGCTACTCAGGCCTGGGGAAATCCTTCTTTTGGGCCTAAAGCACTTGATCTGCTTGAAAAAGGGAAGAGCCCTGAGGAGGTTATTGAAATTCTGAAAGCTTCTGATCCGGGGATCGATTACAGGCAATTTGCAGTAATAGATGCTAAGGGTAGAACAGCAGCTTATACCGGTTCAGAGTGTTCGGACTGGGCAGGAGAAATAACTGGGAAAAATTATTCGGTGCAGGGAAATGTCTTAGTGAATGAAAAAACCCTGCAGGCTATGGCAGATAGTTTTGAAAATAGCAGAGGAGCTTTAGCAGAGCGGCTTGTTAAAAGTTTAAGAGCAGGTCAATTTGCCGGAGGAGATAAAAGAGGCAGACAGGCAGCAGCCCTTTTTGTTGTAAAAGAGGGTGGAGGGATTGGTGGTTTTGATGACCGCTATATTGATCTGAGAGTAGATGATCATCCTCAACCAATTGAAGAACTTTCTCGTTTATTAAAGCTTTTTTATGAGCAAAGGGATAATTAA
- the argH gene encoding argininosuccinate lyase, translated as MKLWGGRFEGGISEKMDRFNASLPFDINLLEYDIEGSLAHVKMLGREGIISESEAEKIILGLKELKAELLEELEKDKLDLSQAEDIHSLVEMRLTEKIGAVAGKLHTGRSRNDQVALDMRLYLRDQTADIKALIKAFMKVLLELAGEHTETVMPGYTHLQRAQALTFGHHLLAYYFKLKRDYERFEDAEKRINVSPLGSGALAGSSFKLDREFTAKELGFARACENSLDGVSDRDFVLEFLAVASNLMLHLSRLSEEIILWNAAEFSFIELADQYTTGSSIMPQKKNPDLAELVRGKSGRVIGSLNQLMITIKGLPLAYNKDLQEDKEGLFDSVATVKLILELYPEMLKTMKVNKEKMKKAAETGFLNATELADYLAAEGIPFRKAHQIVGKAVLFAAEKDKELEQLNLEDWQSLFSGIIEVDQKKLKEILAVEAAVNSHATKGGPAFKETKRVIAEERSFFDD; from the coding sequence ATGAAATTATGGGGAGGCCGCTTTGAAGGCGGAATTTCTGAAAAGATGGATAGATTTAATGCTTCACTGCCCTTTGATATAAATCTTTTGGAATATGATATCGAGGGCAGTCTGGCCCATGTTAAAATGCTGGGTAGAGAAGGAATTATTTCCGAATCTGAAGCTGAAAAGATAATCTTAGGCCTTAAAGAACTAAAAGCTGAATTATTAGAGGAATTAGAAAAAGACAAATTAGATTTAAGCCAGGCGGAAGATATTCACAGTCTGGTTGAGATGAGATTAACAGAAAAAATCGGAGCTGTTGCTGGAAAACTGCATACAGGTAGAAGTAGAAATGACCAGGTAGCTCTTGATATGAGGCTTTATCTGCGTGATCAGACTGCTGATATCAAAGCTTTGATCAAAGCTTTTATGAAAGTATTGCTTGAACTTGCCGGTGAACATACAGAAACTGTTATGCCCGGTTATACTCATTTGCAGAGGGCCCAGGCTTTAACCTTTGGTCACCACCTTCTGGCCTATTACTTTAAATTAAAACGTGATTATGAGCGGTTTGAGGATGCTGAAAAAAGAATTAATGTGTCCCCACTTGGTTCTGGAGCACTGGCAGGTAGCTCTTTTAAGCTTGATCGTGAATTTACAGCTAAAGAACTAGGGTTTGCTAGAGCCTGTGAAAACTCTTTAGATGGGGTCAGTGATAGAGATTTTGTGCTTGAGTTTTTGGCTGTAGCTTCTAATCTAATGTTACATTTAAGCAGGTTAAGTGAAGAAATTATTCTCTGGAATGCAGCAGAATTTTCTTTTATAGAGTTAGCTGATCAATATACAACAGGCAGTTCTATTATGCCTCAAAAAAAGAATCCTGACCTGGCCGAGTTAGTCAGAGGCAAAAGCGGTAGAGTAATCGGCAGCTTAAATCAATTGATGATTACGATTAAAGGTCTTCCTTTAGCCTATAACAAGGATTTACAGGAAGATAAAGAAGGACTTTTTGATAGTGTGGCAACAGTTAAGCTGATTTTAGAATTATATCCTGAAATGCTTAAAACCATGAAGGTAAATAAAGAAAAAATGAAAAAAGCTGCAGAAACAGGTTTTCTCAATGCTACTGAACTGGCCGATTATCTGGCCGCAGAAGGTATACCTTTCCGTAAAGCTCACCAGATAGTTGGGAAGGCGGTATTATTTGCAGCTGAAAAAGATAAAGAATTAGAACAATTAAATTTAGAAGACTGGCAGTCATTATTTTCTGGAATTATAGAAGTTGACCAGAAGAAGTTAAAAGAGATCTTAGCTGTAGAAGCTGCTGTCAATTCTCATGCAACAAAAGGTGGACCTGCTTTTAAAGAAACAAAGCGGGTTATTGCTGAAGAAAGAAGTTTTTTTGATGATTAA